A portion of the Drosophila sechellia strain sech25 chromosome 2R, ASM438219v1, whole genome shotgun sequence genome contains these proteins:
- the LOC6609008 gene encoding uncharacterized protein LOC6609008 — MALLNKFFCCYSISTGVVVIASSYVIIDLLRLFYHLTIFYFPGPVFRHWYFEKHSGDEVHDLVTVTMMKNRIQVILVLLVDLLTDIGLLLSVNSGRIPILIWMLKTIFLALVYLIVILSLSFAYNHLILALIFIPILAMEIYFLLIVTLHFVELGLPSDVNDESPDETAV, encoded by the exons ATGGCTTTGCTAAACAAATTCTTTTGCTGCTACTCGATCAGCACTGGTGTAGTTGTGATAGCAAGTTCCTATGTAATAATCGATTTACTTCGCCTGTTCTATCACCTGACTATCTTCTATTTCCCAGGGCCTGTTt TTCGACATTGGTATTTTGAAAAACACAGTGGCGACGAAGTCCACGATCTAGTCACTGTTACAATGATGAAGAATCGTATTCAGGTTATCCTAGTCCTGCTGGTCGACCTTTTGACGGATATTGGATTGCTTTTGAGCGTGAAT TCTGGTCGAATACCCATATTGATTTGGATGTTGAAAACGATATTTTTGGCCCTCGTCTACTTGATCGTTATCCTGTCCCTTTCATTTGCCTATAACCACCTTATATTGGCCTTGATTTTCATTCCCATATTGG CAATGGAAATATATTTCCTGTTGATTGTGACCCTGCATTTTGTGGAACTAGGTCTACCGAGTGACGTGAACGACGAGAGTCCCGATGAAACAGCCGTCTAA